One region of Carassius gibelio isolate Cgi1373 ecotype wild population from Czech Republic chromosome A1, carGib1.2-hapl.c, whole genome shotgun sequence genomic DNA includes:
- the LOC127992420 gene encoding uncharacterized protein LOC127992420 isoform X2 produces MADECLHSVQLELEAVGKQIRDLEQRQAKLRERRAALESSRADAHKSGARCTQDAIFPDVLHCDAGTPRTLGASTAEDASRVPGDYFSPSCLRALHPEPLRSPPRDRTRRCDHRRLHRPTRKCYVSRR; encoded by the exons atggcggatgaatgtctccactctgtgcagctcgagctcgaggccgtggggaagcagattcgcgacctggaacagaggcaggccaagctgagagagcggagagccgcgctggaatcatcccgggctgacgctcacaagtccggg gcccggtgcacccaggacgcgatcttcccagatgtccttcactgcgacgccgggacaccacggaccctgggtgcatccacagcggaggacgcgagccgggtcccgggcgactacttctccccctcctgccttcgagctctccatccagaaccgcttcgctcccctccgcgagacaggacgcgacgctgtgatcatcggagactccatcgtccgacacgtaagtgctacgttagccgaaggtaa
- the LOC127992420 gene encoding uncharacterized protein LOC127992420 isoform X1, which produces MADECLHSVQLELEAVGKQIRDLEQRQAKLRERRAALESSRADAHKSGVSIQRAVNSPTTSTPCVSLRRPGAPRTRSSQMSFTATPGHHGPWVHPQRRTRAGSRATTSPPPAFELSIQNRFAPLRETGRDAVIIGDSIVRHVSATLAEGKVHTHCLPGARVLDVSAQIPTILKDGESPRAVVLHAGVNDTTLRQTETLKRDFRSLIETVRSTTPAATIVVSGPLPTYRRGHERFSRLFALNEWLLSWCKEQKLLFVNNWNLFWERPRLFRADGLHPSRIGAELLSDNISRTLRSM; this is translated from the coding sequence atggcggatgaatgtctccactctgtgcagctcgagctcgaggccgtggggaagcagattcgcgacctggaacagaggcaggccaagctgagagagcggagagccgcgctggaatcatcccgggctgacgctcacaagtccggggtaagtatacagcgtgctgttaacagtcccaccacgtctactccgtgtgtttctctgcgcaggcccggtgcacccaggacgcgatcttcccagatgtccttcactgcgacgccgggacaccacggaccctgggtgcatccacagcggaggacgcgagccgggtcccgggcgactacttctccccctcctgccttcgagctctccatccagaaccgcttcgctcccctccgcgagacaggacgcgacgctgtgatcatcggagactccatcgtccgacacgtaagtgctacgttagccgaaggtaaagtgcacactcattgtttgcctggtgctcgtgttctcgatgtttctgcgcagatacccacgatcctgaaggacggcgagagccccagagcagtcgtgcttcacgccggggttaacgacaccacgctgcggcagacggagacgctgaagagggacttcaggagcctgatcgagacggttcgcagcacgacgcccgcggcgacgatcgtcgtgtcaggaccactgcccacgtatcgacgaggacacgaaaggttcagtagactttttgctttaaatgaatggttgttgtcatggtgtaaagaacagaaactgctatttgttaataactggaatcttttctgggagcgtcctagactgtttcgcgctgatggattacaccccagcagaattggagcggagcttctctctgacaacatctccaggacacttcgctccatgtga